The Ahaetulla prasina isolate Xishuangbanna chromosome 4, ASM2864084v1, whole genome shotgun sequence genome has a window encoding:
- the LOC131198326 gene encoding olfactory receptor 14A16-like: MENQSIVSSFLLLEFSKDRHLQILHFFLFFVLYLATITANLLIVSAVALDNQLHSPMHLFLMNLAVQDLGIVSVIIPKSMINSLIDIRHISYLGCIAQVFIFACFEGADFFLLTVMAYDRYVAICYPLHYGMIMNWKACTKIMILVGVTGLLFGILHTAGTFSTSFCSNIVNQFFCEIPQLLKLSCFGFNLIEIGFLVGSITAGFGFFIFIIFSYTMIFKAVLRIPSVKGRQKTFSTCLPHLIVFSMFLVTVCLAYLRFPSDIPSYLDLTLTALYSLLPPLFNPIIYSIRNKNIKSVLSKLWRL; the protein is encoded by the coding sequence ATGGAGAATCAAAGCATTGTGTCTTCCTTTTTGCTCCTGGAATTCTCCAAAGATCGACATCTACAGATTCtacatttcttcttgttctttgtgttATATCTGGCAACAATAACAGCAAACCTTCTAATCGTTTCTGCAGTAGCTTTAGATAATCAATTGCATAGCCCCATGCACTTGTTTCTGATGAATTTGGCTGTGCAGGATCTGGGCATTGTTTCAGTCATCATCCCCAAATCAATGATAAATTCTCTCATAGACATCAGACACATCTCTTACTTGGGTTGTATTGCTCAAGTCTTTATTTTTGCTTGCTTTGAAGGTGCTGATTTCTTCCTCCTGACAGTCATGGCATATGATCGGTATGTTGCTATTTGTTATCCACTGCACTATGGGATGATTATGAATTGGAAAGCCTGCACTAAAATAATGATTCTGGTGGGAGTTACAGGTCTGCTTTTTGGAATTTTGCACACTGCTGGCACCTTTTCCACCTCTTTCTGTTCTAATATTGTCAACCAATTTTTTTGTGAAATTCCACAATTGCTAAAGTTATCCTGCTttggttttaatttaattgaaattgGATTCCTTGTAGGTAGTATCACTGCAGGgtttggtttctttatttttatcattttttcataCACCATGATCTTCAAGGCAGTACTGAGAATTCCTTCTGTAAAGGGAAGGCAGAAAACCTTTTCTACTTGTCTTCCCCACCTTATAGTTTTTTCTATGTTTCTGGTAACAGTGTGCTTGGCCTATCTGAGATTTCCCTCTGACATTCCATCTTACTTAGATTTAACATTAACTGCCTTATATTCTTTACTCCCACCCCTATTCAATCCAATCATCTACagcataagaaataaaaatataaaatctgtGCTTTCTAAACTGTGGagattgtaa
- the LOC131197816 gene encoding olfactory receptor 14A16-like: MENQTIVSSFLLLEFSKDHHLQLLHFFLFFILYLATTTTNLFIIFVVIVDHQLHTPMYFFLVNLAVQDMGIVSVIVPKSMINSLMDTRHISYFGCIAQVLIFVCFEASDLSLLTVMAYDRYVAICHPLHYEMIMNWKACTKIVILVWVTSLLYAMLHTSGTFSTPFCSNVVKQFFCEIPQLLKLSCSGFSLIEAVVIFVSISATLGCFIFIFVSYTLIFKAVLKIPSVKGRQKTFSTCLPHLIVFSIFLVPACLAYLRPSSNTATYLDFALTALYSLLPPLFNPIIYSIRNKKIKSVLSKLWRV, encoded by the coding sequence ATGGAGAATCAGACAATTGTGTCTTCCTTTTTGCTCCTGGAATTCTCCAAAGATCATCATCTGCAGCTTCTacatttcttcttattctttaTATTATACCTGGCAACTACAACAACAAATCTTTTCATCATCTTTGTAGTAATTGTTGACCATCAACTACACACACCAATGTACTTCTTTCTAGTGAATTTGGCTGTTCAGGATATGGGTATCGTTTCTGTCATTGTTCCCAAATCCATGATAAATTCTCTCATGGACACCAGACACATCTCTTACTTTGGTTGCATTGCACAAGTCTTGATCTTTGTCTGTTTTGAAGCTTCTGATTTATCCCTCCTGACAGTCATGGCCTATGATCGGTATGTTGCCATTTGCCATCCACTGCACTATGAAATGATAATGAATTGGAAAGCCTGCACCAAAATTGTGATTCTGGTGTGGGTGACAAGTCTTCTCTATGCAATGTTGCATACCAGTGGTACTTTTTCCACTCCATTCTGTTCTAATGTTGTCAAACAGTTTTTTTGTGAGATTCCGCAATTGCTAAAGTTATCATGTTCTGGATTTAGTCTAATTGAAGCTGTAGTTATATTTGTGAGTATCTCTGCAACAttaggttgttttatttttatttttgtctcgtATACTCTGATCTTCAAGGCAGTGTTGAAAATCCCTTCTGTGAAAGGAAGACAGAAGACTTTTTCCACTTGTCTTCCCCATCTTAtagtcttttccatttttttggtACCTGCATGCTTAGCCTATCTGAGACCATCTTCTAACACTGCAACTTATTTAGATTTTGCATTAACCGCCCTATATTCTTTACTTCCACCACTCTTCAATCCTATCATCTACAgcataagaaataagaaaatcaAGTCTGTGCTGTCTAAATTGTGGAGAGTCTga